From the Lacipirellulaceae bacterium genome, the window CTTTTGCTGGAAACGTTGCAGGCGATCAGACATCCCGATGCAGTACGAACGCTCGTGCGTCTCTCGATCGAATCTCCCGATCCCGATGAGCGACAGCAGTGTATCGATTACCTTCTTCAGCAAGACGAGCCTGTCAGTCTCACGCCCTATGTGCAAAAGCTGACCGGCAAGAAGAATGCGAACGTCATCGTGAACCGCGCTGCGTATGCACTGGGTCAACTTGGGAACCCCGAAGCGATTAGCCCGCTGATCGACGCACTGGTCACTGAACACAAGTACGTGACTCGACACGGAAGCGACCAGCAAATCGCTGTCGGGATGACTTCCGGCGGTGGCGGCGGGCTCAACGTGGGCGGCAAGGGCCGAAAAATCATCACTAAGCAGCACGAGAATCATCAAGTCCGGCGGGCCCTTGAAAAGCTCTCCAATGGCGAAAGCTACGGTTTCAACGATGTCGCTTGGCGTCGCTGGTTCGTCAACGAGCAGCAATACAAGTACTACAGTTCGCGACGCGATCAATAAAGCAAGAATGTCCAATGACCAAAGTCCAAATGACCAACATACGCTATCCCCACCACTTGCGGTTGGTCATTGGTCATTAAGGCTTGGTCATTCGTCGTTTTGGCAGAGTCAAAGCTAGTCCCTTAGTTCCGAATCTCGATTGAGAATATCATGCCCACCGTCGCCATTATCGGAGCCAGCTCTGATCGCTCGAAGTTTGGCAACAAGTCGGTTCGCGCTCACTTGAAGCAAGGATACGACGTCTACCCCGTGAATCCTAAGGGGGGCGAAATCGAAGGACTGACGGCCTACGCGTCGATTGGCGAAGTCCCTGTCGAACATCTCGACCGGATCAGTCTGTACGTCCCCCCGACCGTTGGCGAAAAACTGCTGCCTGCCATTGCAGAAAAGGGCTGCGACGAACTGTGGCTTAACCCCGGCAGCGAAAGCGAAGCCTTGGTCGAAGCGGCAAGGCAAGCCGGGCTGGAACCGATCGTTGCTTGTAGCATTGTCGACCTCGGAGAAAGCCCTGGTCAGTACGGTGAATGACTCGCTTGTTGATTTACCACGGAGAGCACAGAGAACACGGAGATTTACATAGAGCCATTAGCTCCTTCAGCAACGAAAAACATCCCTCTTATGGGTCCAGGTAAGTATAGGTGACTCAAGCAACGGATATTCGCAAACCATAGTGAGTGTATCTGGTTCTTACTCTCAGTGTTTGTCATCTAAAGCGGAAGAATTGATCACAGACTCCGTGTTCTCCGTGATCTCTGTGGTAAAAAATGCGATTAGTAGGAAATCGCTTAACCAGTCGAAGCCACATTGTTCGCCTGTAAGCTTTGTCTTCGCAAACGTAGTTGCCACCAACCCTCGGAGACCATGCGTTCAGCCAGCGTGCTTTCCAGATTCGGCCTAAAGATCGCCAACAAGACCAGCGGCAAGAACCAGGCGATATAGATGCCACCTTTCAACGGATGCCAGAACTGGGCGCCGAGCATCAAGGCAGCAGAACAACAGATTAACGAACCTAGGTTTTTCTGGACCGGCCAGGCAGTAAAGCTAAAGGCAAGTGCCACGAAGGCAGCCAGCACTGGCATGCGGTACCAGAAACTCCAGAACCGCCAAATCCCATCTGCGTTTTCAACGGGCAGGCGAATGCCGAACATTAATCGCACATGCCAGAGAAACTGGCTCCAGCTTTCAGCGGTCGCGGCCTGAGTGATCAGAATCACGGCCAATCCAATGACGACACCCGTCGCGAATCGCTTCACACCACGCTTCCAGTAGTAGCTGCACCACAGCGGGACCAAGAAGACGGAGTAATAAATCGTTCCAGCCGCCAAGCCAATTAAGACGCCAGCCAGCGTAGGTCTCCGGTAGGAAACAATTGCCCAGACGAGAAGTGAAGCTGGTAGCGCGTGCGTCGGGTCCCCTGTGAAGAGTGCCGTATAGGGCAACATCAGATACATCGTGGCACAGGCAACCCCCGAGGCAAGGTTTTCAAAATGGCGTTGGCCGATCACGATTAACCCGATCACGATGAATGAGTGGGAAAGAATCGCCATGACGCGCGTCGTTGCCTGAGCTACCCGTTGTGCTTCGGGCAGTTCCTCTTGCTCGGTTTCTCCTTGCTGGCCACGACGAATGACCGTCTGCGTGGTGATCCGTGGTAGTTGATACAGAAACGAGAATCCCGGGGCGGCTTGAGAAAGAGCCTCTGAGGTCTGTTCATCCGCTTCGTCAGGTTCGATCGTTGCCTGTTGTTCTGTTGGATCAGAAGCTTCAGAAGCCGCCACTGCCTGAGCGAGCGATTGGGGTGCCGGGCTTGGCTTTCCGAACAAAACGTTCGCCATCAGAAAGAACAGTAGCGATCCCCCTAGGAACATCAGCCCAGGAGTGTTCAGATTCGGATCAAGAAGTGGCCTGCGCACGAGCGCCGGGTCGAGCAACATCCGTATCATCAGGATCAGCTCGGCCACAAACAGCCAAAGAAAACCGAACATTTGGATACGCGCGGCGTTGTCAGCCGTGCCGTTCTCAAAACTGTATTGCACCAAGAGCAAGCCGGGGGCCAGCGCAATCAGCAGAAACAGGTCAACGTTTCGCAAACTCCAGAAGCGATTGAACTTGAAGAACAAGGCCAACATCAAGAGCGACGAAAGATAAGCCCAACTGCTGGGATTAACTCGCTCATAGTGAAACAGGATGTCGGGCATTGGAAAACGCTATTTGTGTCCAGAGAAGTAGCTACTAGCATAATAACGCGAAAGCAACTGGCAAGGATTACCGTCGGCCCAGTGAGCTAAGAGCCCAGTAAGCTAAGTACGTAATGTACCTAACTGATCTCGAACTGCCGTCGCCCAAGGGCTTTCAGGGGCAATCCTCAGAAACTCCTGGCAATGGTATGCGGCGCGATCCTGTTCTCCCTGCCCGGACAGCAGATTAGCCAAATGAAAATGGGCATCTGCATAGTCATGATGAATATCAAGCGCCCCTTCAAACGCCGCCTTTGCTAACTCTAGTTCTCCCTCGTGCGCGTAGAGACACCCAAGACTGAGGCGAGCTTCAATGAACTCCTGGTCGATTTCCAAGGCGACAAAATAACGCTCGCGTGCAGCAGAGAAGTCTTCTTGCTGGGCGAGAACCTCAGCCAGGGCAAAGTGGACTTCCGCTTGGCGTGAGCCGGCAAGCAACATCGCACGATAGGTCTCAGCCGCCTCTTGAAGAAAGCCGGCTTCTCGTTGCTCCTCAGCAGTCTGCAGCAACTCCTCCTCAACTGCGGTAACGTCCGAAAAGGTTTCTCCAGTGCGATGAACAAAATCATTAGCAAAACTTGAACTCGTCATGGGCAAGGAAACAACTTCTCCTTCGCATACGAGATCATCCCGACCCGGCCTGTCAGATTCGATGGGCTCTTCGAATCCAATGAGTAACTGCCCCCCGGGTTCGGTCAGTCGATCGCCCTCACGCCAGAGAAGTCGTTGGCCGACGACAAC encodes:
- a CDS encoding CoA-binding protein, producing the protein MPTVAIIGASSDRSKFGNKSVRAHLKQGYDVYPVNPKGGEIEGLTAYASIGEVPVEHLDRISLYVPPTVGEKLLPAIAEKGCDELWLNPGSESEALVEAARQAGLEPIVACSIVDLGESPGQYGE
- a CDS encoding tetratricopeptide repeat protein, encoding MPQDQSTLFEDSRTEVGGLYTTAILAEVLRVPVEAVRRWHRRGAVLAVCTIKKLPYFDFQEATVARKLAALWHAGRTLQEIEREYDSLVNSQVNHQRPLADPRLVVVGQRLLWREGDRLTEPGGQLLIGFEEPIESDRPGRDDLVCEGEVVSLPMTSSSFANDFVHRTGETFSDVTAVEEELLQTAEEQREAGFLQEAAETYRAMLLAGSRQAEVHFALAEVLAQQEDFSAARERYFVALEIDQEFIEARLSLGCLYAHEGELELAKAAFEGALDIHHDYADAHFHLANLLSGQGEQDRAAYHCQEFLRIAPESPWATAVRDQLGTLRT